A window of Deinococcus cellulosilyticus NBRC 106333 = KACC 11606 contains these coding sequences:
- a CDS encoding inorganic pyrophosphatase, giving the protein MHPEVVALVEWEKGTRKRFRFEGGQVVFYREDARPAPCNYGCIPALMNPADGAEVDVIWLDEPLPVGWAGPIEISGLLHLIDQDHKVLTGDLRNIQPVLDWFPPERGAQLRSRQHALDWLKSLTPAPPSHGSLQ; this is encoded by the coding sequence ATGCACCCTGAAGTTGTGGCCCTGGTGGAGTGGGAAAAAGGGACCCGAAAGCGTTTCCGGTTTGAAGGGGGGCAAGTGGTTTTTTATCGGGAAGATGCCCGCCCTGCCCCCTGCAACTATGGCTGCATTCCTGCCCTCATGAACCCTGCCGATGGTGCAGAAGTTGATGTGATCTGGCTGGATGAACCCCTGCCTGTGGGCTGGGCTGGTCCCATCGAAATCTCCGGCCTCCTTCATCTGATAGATCAGGACCATAAGGTGCTCACAGGAGACCTCAGGAACATTCAGCCTGTGCTGGACTGGTTCCCTCCAGAGCGTGGTGCACAGCTTCGCTCCAGACAGCACGCACTGGACTGGCTCAAATCCTTGACGCCTGCACCACCATCACATGGCTCTCTGCAGTAA
- a CDS encoding class I SAM-dependent methyltransferase, with protein sequence MDYTPLADLYQQQYAGYYDDIHHYARMADRIHGKVLELGAGGGRVTIPLARRGHAVTALELSSGMLDYARFYAQQEGVEVQWVQGDMRDFDLSDTFDLIIAPFNALMHLYTPKDQKKALDSIVKHLAPGGTLAFDVYVPNFGLQGVLRHEGETFITPEFRRDVFVMQRIDPVKQLATTQYFVDTTDQAGTLRREHHSLIQRYYTRYELEWMLLSVGLQAQFSGSFSGDPFTAESHVMVVQASRI encoded by the coding sequence ATGGACTACACCCCACTGGCAGACCTTTACCAGCAGCAATACGCTGGTTATTACGACGACATCCACCATTACGCCAGAATGGCCGACCGCATCCATGGAAAGGTGCTGGAACTTGGGGCGGGAGGTGGCCGGGTGACCATTCCCCTGGCCCGCAGAGGCCATGCTGTCACGGCTCTGGAACTCAGTTCAGGAATGCTGGATTATGCCCGCTTTTACGCCCAGCAAGAAGGGGTGGAGGTCCAGTGGGTGCAGGGAGACATGCGGGACTTTGACCTGTCAGACACCTTTGACCTGATCATTGCTCCCTTCAATGCCCTGATGCACCTTTATACCCCAAAGGACCAGAAAAAAGCCCTGGATTCGATTGTGAAGCACCTTGCGCCGGGGGGCACCCTGGCTTTTGATGTGTATGTGCCCAATTTTGGGTTGCAGGGTGTCCTGAGGCATGAAGGAGAGACCTTCATCACCCCGGAATTCCGTCGGGACGTCTTCGTGATGCAGCGCATTGACCCTGTCAAACAACTGGCGACCACCCAGTATTTTGTGGACACCACCGATCAGGCAGGCACCCTCAGGAGAGAGCACCACAGCCTGATTCAGCGTTACTACACCCGTTATGAACTGGAATGGATGTTGCTCTCGGTGGGTCTTCAAGCCCAGTTCTCCGGGTCTTTTTCGGGAGATCCTTTTACTGCAGAGAGCCATGTGATGGTGGTGCAGGCGTCAAGGATTTGA
- a CDS encoding polysaccharide deacetylase family protein, with product MKRKQPVLLTSLFFLAAWIGVPMLLKRTFNHHVLREGDSAVPEVALTFDDGPDPETTPRVLDILRERGIKATFFMLGSQMEKHPELARRVLEEGHEVGLHGHHHVNHLMLSPWQVKADLKRSMQVYERVLGIKPHIFRPPHGVYGWGTIWAEKELGLKPVHWTIAAGEWLQQVSSEQVRERILTELDFGAVVLLHDARWGSEKVIEMLPALLQDLKTFGYSCKPLSGLQGLRTGTIKSTWERLLAWYDRMYDRNHGIDALTRPAHGLYRIGLAPFPGESIMLSSGEIVENNSIQGELHLHNRRMVKVARHNKFSALKMVRRSMQDLAREIDGNPKYRNIQVFFGLSLMDKIGEELGFQYADLPRSKGNPFLYFGFNLIRFVYTGQWKNNTARLIYIDRDTLLERYGKKTKKREQQTV from the coding sequence GTGAAACGGAAGCAACCTGTACTGCTCACTTCATTGTTTTTTCTGGCCGCATGGATTGGCGTTCCCATGCTCCTCAAACGCACATTCAACCACCATGTGCTCAGAGAAGGAGACAGTGCAGTTCCAGAAGTGGCCCTCACTTTTGATGATGGACCTGACCCAGAAACCACCCCCCGGGTGCTGGACATCCTGCGCGAAAGGGGAATCAAGGCCACCTTTTTCATGCTGGGCAGCCAGATGGAAAAGCACCCTGAACTGGCCCGCAGGGTGCTGGAAGAAGGGCATGAAGTTGGGCTTCACGGCCACCACCATGTGAACCACCTGATGCTTTCGCCCTGGCAGGTGAAAGCAGATCTGAAGAGATCCATGCAGGTGTATGAACGTGTGCTGGGCATCAAACCCCACATTTTCAGACCTCCCCATGGCGTTTACGGCTGGGGCACCATCTGGGCCGAAAAAGAACTGGGTCTCAAACCCGTCCACTGGACCATTGCTGCCGGAGAATGGTTGCAGCAGGTCAGCAGTGAACAGGTCCGTGAACGCATCCTCACTGAACTGGATTTTGGTGCGGTGGTGCTGTTGCACGATGCCCGTTGGGGTTCCGAAAAAGTCATTGAGATGCTGCCTGCTCTTTTGCAGGACCTCAAAACCTTCGGTTACAGCTGCAAGCCGCTCTCTGGCCTGCAAGGGCTGCGCACCGGAACCATCAAGAGCACCTGGGAAAGGCTGCTGGCGTGGTATGACCGCATGTATGACCGCAATCACGGCATCGATGCCCTGACCCGTCCTGCACATGGTCTGTACCGGATCGGTCTGGCCCCTTTCCCTGGAGAGAGCATCATGCTGTCAAGTGGCGAGATCGTGGAAAACAACTCCATACAGGGTGAACTTCACCTGCACAACCGCCGCATGGTGAAAGTGGCCCGCCACAATAAATTCTCCGCCCTGAAGATGGTGCGCCGCTCCATGCAGGATCTGGCCAGAGAGATTGACGGCAACCCCAAATACCGCAACATCCAGGTGTTTTTTGGCCTGAGCCTGATGGACAAGATCGGTGAGGAACTCGGTTTCCAGTATGCCGATCTGCCCCGGAGCAAAGGCAACCCCTTTCTGTACTTCGGGTTCAACCTGATCCGCTTTGTGTACACCGGGCAGTGGAAAAACAACACCGCACGCCTGATTTACATTGACCGGGACACCCTGCTTGAACGGTACGGCAAGAAAACCAAAAAACGCGAACAGCAAACCGTTTAA